The following are encoded together in the bacterium genome:
- a CDS encoding YaiI/YqxD family protein → MLEIYVDADACPVKQEICRVAKRYRMNVTFVSNSRMRLPDQEGVKLIVVDGQLDAADDLIAEHVAQDDIVVTADIPLAFRCVKSGARVIGPTGHIFTIANIGDALATRNLMSELREAGSITGGPPPFQKRDRSRFLQGLDQIVQSIKRTL, encoded by the coding sequence TTGTTAGAGATTTACGTTGACGCCGATGCTTGTCCGGTTAAGCAGGAAATCTGCAGAGTAGCGAAACGGTACCGGATGAATGTGACATTTGTCTCGAATTCACGGATGCGATTACCCGATCAGGAAGGAGTAAAACTGATTGTCGTTGACGGGCAGTTAGACGCGGCAGATGACCTCATCGCCGAGCATGTTGCCCAAGATGACATTGTGGTAACGGCCGACATCCCGCTGGCATTCAGGTGTGTCAAGAGCGGTGCCCGGGTTATTGGTCCGACCGGGCACATCTTTACCATCGCCAACATTGGAGATGCGCTGGCAACTCGAAATCTCATGTCTGAACTTCGTGAAGCAGGGAGCATAACGGGTGGGCCTCCGCCGTTTCAGAAGCGTGATCGCTCCCGGTTCCTCCAGGGTCTCGATCAAATTGTTCAGAGCATCAAACGCACTCTTTAA
- a CDS encoding phosphomannose isomerase type II C-terminal cupin domain, producing the protein MSPSTQKPAADREEHRPWGYYIVLADEPDHKVKQIVVYPGKRLSLQSHRRRSEHWHVVSGEAIVTLDDRHVPRKAGESVDIPLGARHRVENSGAENLVFVEIQRGDYFGEDDIERYEDDFGRL; encoded by the coding sequence ATGAGCCCGAGCACACAAAAGCCCGCCGCCGACCGTGAAGAACACCGTCCATGGGGGTATTATATTGTTCTTGCCGACGAGCCCGACCATAAGGTCAAGCAGATAGTTGTCTATCCCGGCAAACGTCTCAGTCTCCAGAGCCATCGGCGACGTTCCGAGCATTGGCATGTTGTTTCCGGAGAAGCGATTGTAACGCTCGATGACCGCCATGTCCCCCGTAAAGCCGGGGAATCGGTCGATATCCCGCTCGGCGCGAGGCATAGAGTTGAAAATTCCGGCGCGGAAAATCTTGTCTTTGTCGAGATTCAGCGCGGCGATTATTTCGGAGAGGATGATATCGAACGGTACGAGGATGATTTCGGGCGGTTGTAA
- a CDS encoding membrane dipeptidase: METRRKFLQETATAGIAGIVVSGTAPAFAKERVAKGGVTLEQAWAVHRKCLIIDGHQDTSVRRFARKENPNDWMKRDTTYHSDIPRMKEGGQRYVGLFLIEDSTATDLWTITEFILEQLDAHPEDLMLVLSSEDAVRAGNTGKVGIIMEIEGPARWLNGNVNILRLLYRLGLRSVHITHGEGGSDPTFLQGTQSITGPCTPADREAQRKNAVGLTPFGMEVLKTENEMGIITDLSHSNDKAFFDVLEHTTRPPIMSHTAVFSLCNQYRCLTDDQIRALAAKGGVMGIVVLPGFIDADPRKATIDRVVDHILYVADLVGIDTVGFGSDYDGFSDPPIVPDVSQLVLLTQAMLSRGLTEEEIRKFWGGNFLRVFRQVIDKPEK; encoded by the coding sequence ATGGAAACTCGGCGTAAATTTTTGCAGGAGACAGCAACAGCAGGAATTGCCGGAATCGTTGTGTCCGGGACAGCACCCGCTTTTGCTAAGGAAAGGGTTGCAAAAGGCGGAGTCACCCTTGAACAAGCATGGGCAGTGCACCGTAAATGCCTCATCATCGATGGCCACCAGGATACCTCGGTGAGGCGGTTCGCCCGTAAAGAGAATCCGAATGACTGGATGAAACGCGATACAACCTACCATTCGGACATACCCCGGATGAAAGAAGGGGGCCAACGCTACGTCGGACTCTTTCTCATTGAGGACAGTACGGCTACCGACCTCTGGACCATTACCGAATTCATACTGGAGCAGCTCGACGCGCATCCCGAGGACCTCATGCTGGTTCTTTCATCAGAAGATGCGGTTCGCGCCGGAAACACGGGTAAGGTCGGTATTATCATGGAGATCGAAGGCCCCGCACGGTGGCTGAACGGGAATGTGAATATCCTCCGGCTTCTGTATCGCCTCGGATTGCGCTCGGTACACATCACTCACGGGGAAGGAGGGAGCGATCCGACCTTCCTTCAGGGCACTCAGAGTATCACCGGTCCATGCACACCCGCAGACCGTGAAGCGCAGCGTAAAAACGCCGTCGGCCTGACTCCCTTTGGCATGGAAGTGCTGAAGACTGAAAATGAGATGGGTATCATCACCGATCTGTCCCATTCCAATGACAAGGCTTTTTTTGATGTTCTGGAACATACCACGAGGCCGCCTATCATGAGCCATACGGCTGTCTTTTCTCTCTGTAATCAATATCGGTGCCTGACAGACGACCAGATCAGGGCGCTTGCCGCAAAAGGCGGAGTCATGGGCATCGTCGTTCTCCCCGGGTTCATCGACGCCGATCCCAGGAAAGCCACCATCGACCGCGTAGTGGATCATATTCTTTATGTGGCGGACCTTGTGGGCATCGACACGGTGGGTTTCGGCTCCGATTATGACGGTTTTTCGGACCCTCCGATAGTGCCCGATGTGTCGCAGCTTGTACTACTCACCCAGGCCATGCTGTCCCGGGGATTGACCGAGGAAGAGATACGGAAATTCTGGGGCGGCAATTTTCTGCGTGTATTCCGGCAGGTAATCGACAAGCCGGAGAAATAA